The Labilibaculum sp. sequence TGGCTTTCGTCTTATTGATAACTCCTTTAGATGCCCATTTGTCTTCGTCTTTGTTCTCTACATATCCTAAAATGAAAACAAATTCCTTTTCTTCATCTGGTTGTAATTCTACTTCGATATAATGCGATGCAACTGGCGACCATCCGTGAGCAATGCTGTTGCTGGCTTTGCCATTTTCAATTGCCTGAGGTTTGTCGAATCCATTGTGCATACCAATAAAGCTTTCACGATCGGTATCAAAACCATTAATATCAGAATTTACAGAAAAGAATGCGTAATGATTTCTTCTCTCTTTGTATTCTGTTTTGTGATAAAGAGCAGATCCTTCAACTTCTACTTCACCAGTTGACAGGTTACGTTGAAAGTTGGTCATGTCATCTTCAGCATTCCACAAACACCATTCAGCAAATGAGAATAGTTTTACTTTTTTTACTTTGTCTGATTCGTTTTTCAGTTTCAAAAGGTGCACTTCTCCCATATAGTCGAGTGGGATGAAGCAAAGTAAATTTGAAGAAAGTCCATTTTTACTACTTAAAAAACGGGTATAACTAAGGCCATGACGGCATTCATATTTATCCAGTTCTGTTTGAGTTGGTTTAAAGCCGGGGTTCCATGTGCACTCCTCATCTTTTATATAGTAATAACGTCCGCCCATGTCTACAGGAACGTTATTGTAACGATATCTGGTTAATCTTCTAAATTTCGCGTCTTTATAAAAAGTATATCCTCCCGCTGTGTTTGATATTAACCCAAAAAAATCTTTATTTCCAAGGTAATTAATCCATGGAAATGGAGTTTTTGGTGAGGTAATAACATACTCCTTGTTGGCATCATCAAAGAAACCGTACTTCATAATACTAATATTAAATTGTTTACTCTTTTAGGTGTTGTTGGCACCAAATTATACTTATATATTCTAATTTTTTTCTCTTGTTCTTCTGTCTGCAAGTTCGAGAGTTATTTCATTCATTTTCGTTTGATTCAATGGATATATTGTCATGAAAATTGCACCTAAAATGGCAATGATCGCGGGTACCCAACTCATCAACATTGTAATTCCTGGAATTGCTCCCTGAATGGCAGAATAATCTTGTCCGTTGTAATGAAAAGCAGCCAAAATAAAACCGATTATTGCACCTGCTATACCACCACCAAATTTGGTGGCAAATGAACCTGCCGAATAGATTAGGCCGGTAGCGCGCCGGCCATTTTTGAATTCAGAATAATCAGCGGCATCGCCAAGCATAGCAAAAAATAGGGTTGGAAATATTGCTGCAGAAAACTCTGATACAATACCCAAAATAAAGATTGCAATGATGTCGCCCGGGCCGCAAAATATGATTGATGCATTCACTACTCCTGAGAAAATTAATGCGTAGATGAACAGCTTTTTCTTTCCTAATTTCTTGCTTAAGGGTGCAGTAATCATTGCGCCGGCAATAGAAGCAAACATTAATGCAACCATAAAAGATGCAGCTAAAATCTGATTGTGTAAATAATGAGTAAAGTAAATTACTACGATTCCCTGCTTAATTGAATTGTAGATGCTGAACAACAATCCGATTGTTAATAAGACTAACCAAGGTTTGTTACGGATCAAATCTCTTAAATCTCTCCAAAGATCGCTTTGCTGCTCTTTGGGGGGGTGAACTCTTTCTTTCGTAGTCCAGAAAGTGATAAACATGAAAAGGACTAAAAAGGCAGACATCACATAAATGGAATAACTATATCCACTTTTTTGGTCGATAATAACAATTTTTTCACTGCTTAGATTTTGTTCGCCTGAAACAATGAACGAATAAGTTTTGTTGGCTTCCATTGAGAAACTCTTTCCTGTAGTAGGAGAATTAGTCGGATTGTTATTGTTTTCCCAGATAAAGTTTGCAATGCCATCTTTTGTTTTAATGTTTACATTTTCTACATCAGAAGGAGCAGAGACAGTTACCTGAAATCTATCGGAAGCCAACTCGTTTACACTAATCGTTGGATTGATATTTCCAAAATGTGCAACCAAATAGAGTAAAGCTCCTTGTACGAGCATTCCGCCGGCAAAAGCCCCCACCATTCTGTACGATCCAATACTTGTTCTCTCTTTGTCATCACCTGTCATTACCGCCATTAATGCGCCGTAAGGAATATTGTTGGCGGTATAAACTAATGTGAAAATGATATAAGTTGTATAGGCATATATTATTTTGCCCGTAGGACCTAGATTTGGAGCAGTGAAAAGAAGAGAAAGAATTACGCCTAATGGTATTGCTGTAAACAATATCCAAGGTCGAAACTTACCATACTTCGTATTTGTTCTATCGCCGGCAATTCCCATTAGAACATCGCTAATGCCATCTGAAAGACGGGCAATTAACATTAGTAAACCTACAGCAGCTGGATTTATCCCAAAAACATCAGTGTAGAATATGAATAGAAAAGTTGCTACACCTC is a genomic window containing:
- a CDS encoding MFS transporter; this encodes MSDSTKISFKEKLGYALGDGAANIAWRGVATFLFIFYTDVFGINPAAVGLLMLIARLSDGISDVLMGIAGDRTNTKYGKFRPWILFTAIPLGVILSLLFTAPNLGPTGKIIYAYTTYIIFTLVYTANNIPYGALMAVMTGDDKERTSIGSYRMVGAFAGGMLVQGALLYLVAHFGNINPTISVNELASDRFQVTVSAPSDVENVNIKTKDGIANFIWENNNNPTNSPTTGKSFSMEANKTYSFIVSGEQNLSSEKIVIIDQKSGYSYSIYVMSAFLVLFMFITFWTTKERVHPPKEQQSDLWRDLRDLIRNKPWLVLLTIGLLFSIYNSIKQGIVVIYFTHYLHNQILAASFMVALMFASIAGAMITAPLSKKLGKKKLFIYALIFSGVVNASIIFCGPGDIIAIFILGIVSEFSAAIFPTLFFAMLGDAADYSEFKNGRRATGLIYSAGSFATKFGGGIAGAIIGFILAAFHYNGQDYSAIQGAIPGITMLMSWVPAIIAILGAIFMTIYPLNQTKMNEITLELADRRTREKN